The following coding sequences are from one Streptomyces angustmyceticus window:
- a CDS encoding VanZ family protein: MQPHGPGATAGPRMRVTGLLLLVAHLSIVGWLTLRPRSVPWVPAANLEPLATIRAELARGLSWEVVQHLGGSVLLLAPLGVLLPLSAGRLNVSPLVSLTRTAFAGAMIALAIELLQSGVPGRVPDIDSVLLGTLGVAVVHLAVVPRARRRLRRRYRHLGAATPRIPRVGLAPQADALSGSRTYL; this comes from the coding sequence GTGCAGCCCCATGGCCCCGGCGCGACCGCCGGCCCCCGTATGCGCGTCACCGGACTTCTCCTCCTCGTGGCGCATCTGTCGATCGTCGGCTGGCTGACACTGCGTCCCCGTTCGGTGCCGTGGGTGCCCGCCGCGAACCTCGAACCGCTGGCGACGATCCGGGCCGAGCTGGCCCGCGGCCTGTCGTGGGAGGTCGTCCAGCACCTCGGCGGCTCGGTGCTGCTGCTGGCGCCGCTGGGCGTGCTGCTGCCGCTCTCGGCGGGCCGCCTGAACGTTTCGCCCCTGGTGTCCCTGACCCGTACCGCCTTCGCCGGGGCGATGATCGCGCTGGCCATCGAGCTGCTGCAGTCAGGGGTGCCCGGCCGGGTCCCGGACATCGACTCGGTGCTGCTCGGCACCCTCGGGGTGGCCGTGGTGCACCTGGCGGTCGTCCCCAGGGCCCGCCGCCGGCTACGCCGCAGGTACCGGCATCTCGGGGCCGCGACCCCGAGAATCCCCAGGGTCGGACTGGCCCCGCAGGCTGACGCTCTCTCCGGCAGCCGGACCTACCTTTGA
- a CDS encoding sensor histidine kinase, with translation MRERATSGAAADGGADGGTGDAGAAGDTGRPSAGRRMLRMLGRPSGLLRWTSLRLRLVVVFALVALTAAVSASGIAYWLNRNTVLDRTQNAVLKDFRKALEDSTRSLPLHPRCAELQDAARQMAGGPQNYAVLLIGVDREGKDCAATTDKDLLTLGNVPVPLRKAVNEVRPVDDANRYPHHLYWQRKQIEDTPYLVAGAKVIGGGPTGYMMKSLAAERQDLNSLAWSLGIATALALVGSALLAQAAATTVLRPVQRLGHAARQLGEGRLDTRLRVTGTDELADLSRTFNRTAERLEQRVEELSGREAASRRFVADMSHELRTPLTAITAVSEVLEEEADALDPMIAPAVQLVVSETRRLNDLVENLMEVTRFDAGTARLVLDDVDVADQVTACIDARAWLDAVELDADRGIVARLDPRRLDVILANLIGNALKHGGSPVRVSVRTEGVPDGGGSGRTGSTAVSAGGGAAGAAPADTAAAGAADDGTQESGRAPDEGRSGSGELVIRVRDHGPGIPEEVLPHVFDRFYKASASRPRSEGSGLGLSIAMENAHIHGGEITAANFPEGGAVFTLRLPMDASPLTDGDRPGGPAGESTEGGR, from the coding sequence GTGAGGGAGCGTGCCACGAGCGGCGCGGCGGCGGACGGCGGTGCGGACGGCGGGACCGGGGACGCCGGCGCGGCCGGGGACACCGGCAGGCCCTCGGCGGGGCGGCGGATGCTGCGGATGCTGGGCCGCCCCTCGGGGCTGCTGCGCTGGACCAGTCTGCGGCTGCGGCTGGTCGTGGTCTTCGCGCTGGTGGCGCTGACCGCCGCGGTCTCCGCCTCGGGCATCGCCTACTGGCTCAACCGCAACACCGTCCTGGACCGCACCCAGAACGCCGTCCTCAAGGACTTCCGCAAGGCGCTGGAGGACAGCACCCGGTCGCTTCCGCTGCACCCGCGGTGCGCCGAACTCCAGGACGCCGCCCGGCAGATGGCGGGCGGGCCGCAGAACTACGCGGTACTGCTGATCGGGGTGGACCGCGAGGGCAAGGACTGCGCCGCCACCACCGACAAGGACCTGCTGACGCTCGGGAACGTCCCGGTGCCGCTGCGCAAGGCGGTCAACGAGGTGCGCCCGGTCGACGACGCCAACCGCTACCCGCACCACCTCTACTGGCAGCGCAAGCAGATCGAGGACACCCCCTACCTCGTCGCCGGGGCGAAGGTGATCGGTGGCGGGCCCACCGGCTACATGATGAAGTCGCTGGCCGCCGAGCGGCAGGACCTCAACTCGCTGGCCTGGTCGCTGGGGATCGCGACGGCGCTCGCGCTGGTCGGCTCGGCGCTGCTGGCACAGGCCGCGGCGACGACGGTGCTGCGGCCCGTCCAGCGGCTGGGACACGCCGCGCGGCAGCTCGGCGAGGGGCGGCTGGACACCCGGCTGCGGGTGACCGGCACGGACGAACTCGCCGACCTCTCCCGGACGTTCAACCGTACGGCGGAGCGGCTGGAGCAGCGGGTCGAGGAGCTGAGCGGGCGCGAGGCGGCCTCCCGGCGGTTCGTCGCGGACATGTCGCACGAACTGCGGACGCCGCTGACCGCGATCACCGCGGTCTCCGAGGTGTTGGAGGAGGAGGCCGACGCCCTCGACCCGATGATCGCGCCGGCGGTGCAGCTGGTGGTCAGCGAGACCCGGCGGCTCAACGACCTCGTGGAGAACCTCATGGAGGTCACCCGCTTCGACGCGGGCACGGCCCGGCTCGTGCTCGACGACGTCGATGTCGCGGACCAGGTGACCGCCTGTATCGACGCGCGGGCCTGGCTGGACGCGGTCGAACTCGACGCGGACCGCGGCATCGTGGCCCGGCTGGACCCACGGCGGCTCGATGTGATCCTGGCGAACCTGATCGGCAACGCCCTCAAGCACGGCGGCTCGCCGGTGCGGGTCTCGGTGCGCACGGAAGGCGTGCCGGACGGCGGCGGGAGCGGCCGGACGGGCAGCACGGCCGTCTCCGCCGGTGGCGGCGCGGCCGGGGCTGCCCCGGCCGACACGGCGGCGGCCGGGGCGGCGGACGACGGGACGCAGGAGTCCGGGCGCGCCCCGGACGAGGGGCGGTCCGGGAGCGGGGAGCTGGTGATCCGCGTACGGGACCACGGTCCCGGCATCCCGGAGGAGGTCCTCCCGCACGTCTTCGACCGCTTCTACAAGGCGAGTGCCTCCCGGCCGCGGTCGGAGGGCAGCGGGCTGGGCCTGTCGATCGCCATGGAGAACGCACACATCCACGGCGGGGAGATCACCGCGGCCAACTTCCCCGAGGGCGGCGCGGTCTTCACCCTGCGGCTGCCGATGGACGCCTCCCCGCTGACGGACGGCGACCGGCCCGGCGGCCCGGCCGGTGAGAGCACGGAGGGCGGGCGATGA